A single window of Penaeus chinensis breed Huanghai No. 1 chromosome 9, ASM1920278v2, whole genome shotgun sequence DNA harbors:
- the LOC125028619 gene encoding keratin-associated protein 21-1-like, which yields MRSLVILLAVVAAAAAATVQKREAKPGGGGHGIGHGIGLGFGHGGFGHGIGHGFGHGIGHGIGHGIGHGVGHGFGHGSGHGIGHGFGHGHGHGVVVSHGHGHGHGHGHGYGHGHGHGHGIVEVVSHGTGHGGYGHGGHGAVFGFHTAVEHPGYGHARSYQHQHGIVAPYHGGYH from the exons ATGAGGAGCTTG gTTATCTTGTTGGCTGTGGTTGCTGCGGCCGCGGCGGCGACAGTGCAGAAGCGGGAGGCCAAACCCGGCGGCGGTGGACACGGGATAGGGCATGGCATCGGACTCGGGTTCGGACACGGAGGATTTGGACACGGCATTGGCCACGGTTTCGGGCACGGTATTGGCCACGGTATTGGACACGGAATTGGCCACGGGGTAGGTCACGGCTTTGGTCATGGATCCGGTCACGGTATTGGCCATGGATTCGGACACGGTCATGGACATGGTGTTGTCGTCAGCCACGGCCACGGACATGGACACGGCCACGGGCATGGATATGGACACGGCCACGGGCATGGACATGGCATCGTCGAAGTCGTAAGCCACGGAACCGGACATGGAGGATATGGGCACGGCGGGCATGGGGCTGTGTTCGGATTCCACACCGCCGTTGAACATCCTGGGTATGGCCACGCCCGCTCATACCAACACCAGCATGGTATAGTTGCGCCCTACCACGGCGGCTACCACTGA